From Rhodopseudomonas palustris, a single genomic window includes:
- the murD gene encoding UDP-N-acetylmuramoyl-L-alanine--D-glutamate ligase: MIPVTSFAGASVAVFGLGGSGLASCHALKAGGAEVIACDDNLDRMVEAAQAGFITADLRNLPWTNFAALVLTPGVPLTHPAPHWTVLKAQEAGVEVIGDVELFCRERRAHAPRAPFVAITGTNGKSTTTALIAHLLREAGWDTQLGGNIGTAILSLEPPKDGRVHVIEMSSYQIDLTPSLDPTVGILLNVTEDHIDRHGTIEHYAAVKERLVAGVQDGGTAIIGVDDEFGRAAADRIERAGNRVVRMSVQGPVTSGITADLDAIRRVEEGASAEVAKLGGIGSLRGLHNAQNAAAAAAAVLALGVSSEQLQQGLRSFPGLAHRMEQVGRQVSENGTTLFVNDSKATNADAAAKALASFGEIFWIAGGKPKTGGIESLAEYFPRIRKAYLIGQAAQEFAATLKGRVPYEISETLEAAVPAAARDAAASGLTEPVVLLSPACASFDQFRNFEIRGTRFRELVTALDGVAAV; this comes from the coding sequence ATGATCCCCGTCACCTCCTTCGCCGGCGCGTCGGTCGCGGTGTTCGGGCTCGGCGGATCGGGGCTGGCGAGCTGCCATGCGCTGAAAGCCGGCGGCGCCGAGGTGATCGCGTGCGACGACAATCTCGACCGCATGGTCGAAGCGGCGCAGGCCGGCTTCATCACTGCGGATCTGCGCAATCTGCCGTGGACCAATTTCGCCGCCCTTGTGCTGACGCCCGGCGTGCCGCTGACGCATCCGGCGCCGCATTGGACCGTGCTGAAGGCGCAGGAGGCCGGCGTCGAAGTGATCGGCGACGTCGAACTGTTCTGCCGCGAGCGCAGGGCGCACGCGCCGCGCGCGCCGTTCGTCGCCATTACCGGCACCAACGGCAAGTCGACCACGACCGCGCTGATCGCGCATCTGCTGCGCGAGGCCGGCTGGGACACCCAGCTCGGCGGCAATATCGGCACCGCGATCCTGTCGCTGGAGCCGCCAAAGGACGGCCGCGTCCACGTCATCGAGATGTCGTCGTATCAGATCGACCTGACGCCATCGCTCGATCCGACCGTCGGCATCCTGCTCAACGTCACCGAGGATCACATCGACCGCCACGGCACCATCGAGCACTACGCCGCAGTGAAGGAGCGGCTGGTGGCCGGCGTGCAGGACGGCGGCACCGCGATCATCGGCGTCGACGATGAATTCGGCCGCGCCGCCGCCGACCGGATCGAACGCGCCGGCAACCGCGTGGTGCGGATGTCGGTGCAGGGGCCGGTGACGTCCGGCATCACCGCCGATCTCGACGCAATTCGCCGCGTGGAAGAAGGCGCATCCGCCGAAGTCGCGAAGCTCGGCGGCATCGGCTCGCTGCGCGGGCTGCACAACGCGCAGAATGCTGCCGCCGCCGCGGCTGCGGTGCTGGCGCTCGGGGTATCGTCGGAGCAGTTGCAGCAGGGACTGCGCAGCTTCCCCGGTCTCGCCCATCGGATGGAGCAGGTCGGCCGCCAAGTCAGCGAGAACGGGACGACGCTGTTCGTCAACGACTCCAAGGCCACCAATGCCGATGCAGCCGCCAAGGCGCTGGCGTCGTTCGGCGAGATCTTCTGGATCGCCGGCGGCAAGCCGAAGACCGGCGGCATCGAGAGCCTGGCCGAGTATTTCCCGCGCATCCGCAAAGCCTACCTGATCGGCCAGGCCGCGCAGGAATTCGCCGCCACGCTGAAGGGCCGGGTGCCGTACGAGATCAGCGAGACGCTGGAAGCCGCGGTGCCGGCCGCCGCGCGCGATGCCGCGGCGTCGGGGCTGACCGAGCCGGTTGTGCTGCTGTCGCCGGCCTGTGCGTCGTTCGACCAGTTCCGCAATTTCGAGATCCGTGGCACCAGGTTTCGCGAGCTGGTGACGGCGCTGGATGGTGTTGCGGCGGTGTGA
- the mraY gene encoding phospho-N-acetylmuramoyl-pentapeptide-transferase, giving the protein MLYWLIDLSSSFPAFNVFRYITFRTGGAMVTGALFVFMFGPWIIDNLRLRQGKGQPIRTDGPQSHLVSKKGTPTMGGLMILSGLTVGTVLWANPLNPYVWIVLAVTLGFGFVGFYDDYMKVTKQTHAGISGRTRLLIEFTIAGAACFALVWLGRAPLSSSLVIPFFKEVMLNLGWAFVAFGAFVVVGAGNAVNLTDGLDGLAIVPVMIAAASFGLISYLAGNAVFAEYLQINYVAGTGELAVLCGALLGAGLGFLWFNAPPASIFMGDTGSLALGGMLGSIAVAVKHEIVLAVIGGLFVLEAVSVIVQVASFKLTGKRVFKMAPIHHHFEQKGWTEPQIVIRFWIIAVMLALAGLSTLKLR; this is encoded by the coding sequence ATGCTCTATTGGCTGATCGACCTGTCCAGCTCGTTTCCGGCGTTCAACGTCTTCCGCTACATCACCTTCCGCACCGGCGGCGCGATGGTGACCGGAGCGCTGTTCGTGTTCATGTTCGGCCCCTGGATCATCGACAATCTCAGGCTGCGGCAGGGCAAGGGGCAGCCGATCCGCACCGACGGCCCGCAATCGCACCTCGTTTCCAAGAAGGGCACGCCGACCATGGGCGGCCTGATGATCCTGTCCGGGCTGACGGTCGGCACCGTGCTGTGGGCCAATCCGCTCAATCCCTATGTCTGGATCGTGCTGGCGGTGACGCTCGGCTTCGGCTTCGTCGGTTTCTACGACGACTACATGAAGGTCACCAAGCAGACCCATGCCGGCATCTCCGGCCGCACCCGGCTGCTGATCGAGTTCACCATCGCCGGCGCGGCTTGCTTCGCCCTAGTGTGGCTCGGCCGCGCGCCGCTGTCGAGCTCGCTGGTGATTCCGTTCTTCAAGGAAGTGATGCTCAATCTCGGTTGGGCGTTCGTCGCGTTCGGTGCCTTCGTGGTGGTCGGCGCCGGCAATGCGGTGAATCTGACCGACGGCCTCGACGGCCTCGCGATCGTGCCGGTGATGATCGCCGCGGCGAGCTTCGGGCTGATCTCGTATCTGGCCGGCAACGCGGTTTTCGCCGAATATCTGCAGATCAACTACGTCGCCGGCACCGGCGAACTCGCGGTGCTGTGCGGGGCGTTGCTCGGCGCCGGGCTTGGCTTTCTGTGGTTCAACGCGCCGCCGGCCTCGATCTTCATGGGCGACACCGGCTCGCTGGCGCTCGGCGGCATGCTCGGCTCGATCGCGGTCGCGGTGAAGCACGAGATCGTGCTGGCGGTGATCGGCGGGCTGTTCGTACTGGAAGCGGTGTCGGTGATCGTGCAGGTCGCCTCGTTCAAGCTCACCGGCAAGCGCGTGTTCAAGATGGCGCCGATCCACCACCACTTCGAACAGAAGGGCTGGACCGAGCCGCAGATCGTGATCCGGTTCTGGATCATCGCCGTGATGCTGGCGCTCGCCGGCCTGTCGACGCTGAAGCTGCGGTGA